One Anaerobranca californiensis DSM 14826 DNA window includes the following coding sequences:
- a CDS encoding QueT transporter family protein produces MKKTTYLVQGALIAAIYVVLAFVFAPISYGPMQIRIAEILTVLPYLTPAAIPGVFVGCLIANLYSDAGMLDVIFGSLATLIAAILTYYMPKRWLAPLPPVLVNVVIIPLVLYFALELPYWLSVAGVLVGQIIACYGLGYPLLLVLDRYKLLQK; encoded by the coding sequence ATGAAAAAAACTACTTATTTAGTCCAAGGGGCATTAATTGCTGCCATTTATGTGGTATTAGCCTTTGTCTTTGCCCCCATCAGTTACGGACCTATGCAGATCCGGATAGCTGAGATTTTAACAGTACTACCTTATTTAACCCCTGCGGCAATTCCAGGAGTTTTTGTGGGTTGTCTCATCGCCAATCTTTATAGTGATGCTGGAATGTTAGATGTAATTTTTGGGAGTTTAGCAACCCTAATCGCCGCAATCTTAACTTATTATATGCCCAAAAGATGGTTAGCACCACTACCACCAGTTTTAGTAAATGTAGTAATTATACCTTTAGTACTATATTTTGCCTTAGAATTACCTTATTGGTTATCGGTAGCCGGTGTTTTAGTAGGACAAATTATTGCTTGCTATGGTTTAGGATATCCTCTATTATTGGTTTTAGATCGATATAAATTGCTGCAAAAATAG